A single Primulina eburnea isolate SZY01 chromosome 11, ASM2296580v1, whole genome shotgun sequence DNA region contains:
- the LOC140805363 gene encoding uncharacterized protein encodes MAGRPPRQNRNPRYANNNNNNTNGEGNGPPPQFNLNQADLMAIATIVATTLQGLMNPNANQPPPPPPQHGVKFHYESLRKNRCPNFSGAADPEVSQSWLKSVETQLRLLEVPDALKVDVIVPFLEDKAAKWWEAVSPAMTAAGPITCQAPDMSVVEYTSQFNALGSYAPAIMVDEVLKLHRFKKGLNSRIQSALAVYQPANFSDLMGAAIRAEADIRRRDGENRNKRPPVSQPSQDRPMFKKPNQSGGPPSGQFSTNNHQGLKPCPTCGFKHSGECRRASGVCFGCGKSGHRIAECPTVANRPAGPNRGTRINVGAGPSKSKEDKPNARVFAMAQEEADDASDVVSGTIFIQQVPAYVLFDCGAIHSFMSKRFCKKLGRKPVKLTEPFRIATPTSRAIETDEIYRDCNISISDQTFSADLIQLVMVNFDVILGMDWLARNSVMKQSRTAIHGILKVQGMVGTLAILFGLSGHLTTNDSNIMSHISNNC; translated from the exons ATGGCCGGTAGACCTCCAAGGCAAAACCGCAACCCCCGTTATgctaacaacaacaacaacaacactaATGGAGAAGGCAACGGACCTCCACCTCAGTTCAATCTCAATCAAGCAGACTTGATGGCCATAGCCACGATCGTGGCCACGACACTGCAAGGGTTAATGAACCCCAACGCCAAtcaaccaccaccacctccaccgcAGCACGGAGTCAAATTCCATTATGAATCACTGCGCAAGAACAGGTGCCCAAATTTCAGTGGTGCTGCCGACCCCGAAGTTAGCCAGAGCTGGCTCAAAAGCGTAGAAACTCAGTTGAGACTGTTGGAAGTCCCGGATGCACTAAAAGTGGACGTGATAGTGCCCTTCCTGGAAGACAAGGCAGCTAAATGGTGGGAAGCAGTCTCGCCAGCCATGACCGCTGCTGGACCAATCACATG TCAGGCTCCAGATATGTCAGTAGTGGAATATACCTCTCAGTTCAATGCTCTTGGATCATATGCTCCAGCGATTATGGTGGACGAAGTTCTGAAATTGCATCGTTTCAAGAAGGGGTTGAATAGCAGGATCCAATCTGCTCTAGCAGTCTACCAACCTGCCAACTTTTCAGACCTAATGGGTGCGGCTATCCGAGCCGAAGCTGATATTCGTCGAAGAGATGGGGAAAATAGGAACAAGCGACCCCCTGTCAGCCAACCTTCTCAGGACAGACCAATGTTCAAGAAACCCAATCAGTCGGGTGGACCTCCCTCAGGGCAATTCTCCACCAATAACCATCAAGGGCTCAAGCCATGCCCAACTTGCGGCTTCAAGCACTCCGGGGAATGCCGAAGGGCCAGCGGTGTATGCTTTGGATGTGGAAAATCGGGGCACAGAATTGCAGAATGTCCTACCGTCGCCAACCGACCAGCAGGGCCGAACAGAGGAACTAGGATAAATGTGGGAGCAGGCCCTAGTAAATCCAAGGAGGACAAACCGAATGCCAGGGTGTTTGCCATGGCGCAGGAGGAGGCGGATGATGCAAGCGATGTTGTGTCAGGTACCATATTTATTCAGCAAGTGcctgcttatgtgttatttgactGTGGTGCCatacattcttttatgtctaaGAGATTTTGTAAGAAGTTAGGACGTAAGCCCGTTAAGCTAACTGAACCCTTCCGAATAGCCACACCTACTAGTAGAGCTATTGAAACTGACGAGATTTACAGAGATTGTAACATCAGTATTAGTGATCAGACTTTTAGCGCCGACTTGATACAGCTGGTCATGGTCAATTTCGACGTGATTttaggaatggattggttagcaagAAACAGTGTCATG AAACAGAGTAGAACTGCCATCCATGGCATTTTAAAGGTGCAAGGCATGGTGGGTACTCTAGCAATATTGTTTGGACTTTCGGGACACTTGACAACTAATGATTCTAATATTATGAGCCACATTTCCAATAATTGCTGA
- the LOC140804271 gene encoding uncharacterized protein encodes MVNPDKISDGILCNFCQKVTKGGITRLKQHLAGGFKNTKLCPKAPACVKKEMKDHFEEKLAQKTVMDSMPHFDDVIDIEEQGDDIDPHGDPSSHGKRSASISSSGNSSMLMPKKPRSLGPINAFFKLDAKNQGGKAPQFNEVQKKLRSDAVQKFARWMYDAGIAFNAVKYDSLKPMIEAIGQYGPGMKPPSYHEVREPLLKEEINHTKLILKQNEEEMAKNGCTLMADGWRDRKGRSLINFLVNTPKGSMFIESVDASSYSHTGEKMFELFDKFVQKVGVNNIVQVVTDSASNNVYAGKKLMDKYPNLYWAPCAAHCLDLIFEDIFKMPDLKRALERAINVNGYIYNRTMLLNMMREFTGQRDLIRPAKTRFATAFLTMRSFQQHKQHLRKMFTSENWSKSKFAKEQTGTSVGGWGEEACHGLYIRGNG; translated from the exons ATGGTTAATCCAGACAAGATTTCTGATGGAATATTATGCAACTTTTGCCAAAAAGTTACAAAAGGTGGGATAacaagactcaaacaacatcttgCGGGGggatttaaaaatacaaaacttTGTCCAAAAGCCCCGGCATGTGTTAAGAAAGAAATGAAAGATCATTTTGAAGAAAAGTTGGCCCAAAAAACTGTCATGGATTCCATGCCTCACTTTGATGATGTTATTGATATAGAAGAGCAAGGAGATGATATTGATCCACACGGGGATCCATCTTCTCATGGAAAGCGGTCGGCATCTATTTCTTCCTCGGGCAACTCGTCAATGTTAATGCCCAAAAAACCACGGTCGTTGGGTCCTATAAATGCTTTCTTTAAGCTAGACGCAAAGAATCAAGGTGGTAAAGCACCTCAATTTAATGAAGTTCAGAAAAAGTTGAGGTCTGATGCAGTTCAAAAATTTGCAAGGTGGATGTATGATGCAGGGATCGCCTTCAATGCGGTCAAATATGACAGCTTGAAGCCAATGATCGAAGCCATTGGACAATATGGTCCTGGGATGAAACCACCTAGTTACCATGAGGTGAGAGAACCACTTTTAAAGGAGGAGATCAACCACACAAAGCTGATTTTGAAACAAAATGAAGAGGAGATGGCGAAGAATGGTTGTACTTTGATGGCTGATGGGTGGAGAGATAGAAAGGGGAGATCACTTATCAATTTCTTGGTGAATACCCCAAAAGGCAGCATGTTTATTGAATCAGTTGATGCATCTAGCTACTCTCACACGGGTGAGaagatgtttgagttgtttgaCAAGTTTGTGCAAAAAGTTGGGGTGAATAATATTGTTCAAGTGGTCACTGACAGTGCATCAAATAATGTTTATGCGG GAAAGAAGTTGATGGATAAATATCCAAACTTGTATTGGGCCCCGTGTGCAGCACATTGTTTGGATTTGATTTTTGAGGACATATTCAAAATGCCAGATTTGAAGAGGGCACTTGAGCGGGCAATTAATGTTAACGGATATATTTACAACCGAACTATGTTGTTGAACATGATGAGAGAGTTCACCGGCCAAAGAGACCTTATCAGGCCAGCTAAAACTCGTTTTGCCACCGCTTTCTTGACTATGAGAAGCTTTCAGCAGCATAAGCAACATTTGAGAAAGATGTTTACTTCAGAAAATTGGAGTAAAAGCAAATTTGCGAAGGAACAGACTG GTACTTCGGTTGGTGGATGGGGAGAAGAAGCCTGCCATGGGTTATatatacgaggcaatggatag
- the LOC140804270 gene encoding protein SHORT ROOT IN SALT MEDIUM 1-like, translating to MYSSRGSNNTYGQKHPYSSQSSYASQNLGSAYSGHPSAAEKPSHYGGQYSSVYGSAAQQISPLVAKGSATTTLEGRSNYGSSIPDSPRFTSNDYVSSSSRDYGQKVDQLYSDRISDYPSIDRHQYDGRHRSYVGREIPSETVGRYTGSVAFGQEHQSKMYDRLEQTTVLRQEQMLKAHTISSSIEGGARQADYLAARALVHRPAQDPIAYGGRIDPDLRSLALVSGSSYSGQHTSSILGAAPQRSVDDLIYAQSSNPGYGVSLPPGRDYGSGKGHISTLLESDYPSSMLAHVGHPRVDDRKDNRSRHGRELEQRDHEKRDYLLEREKDREREKERLREHERERERVRERERVREREREREKEREKERQRREKEKDRDLKRSLELWRERSPPRLSKDRRGFSLAKDVRSVRRESPRHEILHRPQSQHQSPVREKRREYVCKIFSFSFVEVERDYLSLDKRYPRLYVSPECSKVTVNWPKKNVRLHLYTPVSFEHDFVEEMTSMERTESPKQLGTDVSVTKARGTTVWNAKILLMSGLSQNALAELSSERNYDDRVPHFCNMLRFSVLKRNNTLMAIGGPWDAIDGVDPAFDDSSLIQTALRYAKDVTDLDLRNCQLWNRFLEVVFYLFCQ from the exons ATGTATTCTTCTCGAGGAAGCAATAATACCTATGGCCAGAAGCATCCCTACTCTTCCCAATCTTCGTATGCCTCTCAAAAC ctAGGCTCTGCATATTCAGGCCATCCTTCGGCTGCGGAAAAGCCGTCTCATTATGGGGGACAGTATAGTTCGGTTTATGGGTCCGCCGCACAGCAG ATATCTCCATTGGTTGCAAAGGGATCTGCAACAACCACTTTAGAAGGCCGGAGTAATTATGGATCGTCCATTCCAGACTCACCTAGGTTCACATCAAATGATTATGTCTCATCTTCGAGTCGTGACTATGGGCAGAAAGTTGACCAGCTGTATTCTGATAGAATTTCTGATTATCCCTCCATTGATAGACATCAATATGATGGACGCCACCGTTCATATGTTGGGAGGGAAATACCTAGTGAAACCGTCGGTAGATACACTGGTTCAGTTGCTTTTGGCCAAGAACATCAG TCTAAGATGTATGATCGTCTGGAACAAACAACAGTGCTTAGGCAAGAACAAATGCTAAAGGCTCATACAATATCTTCCTCTATTGAAGGTGGAGCTAG ACAAGCTGATTACCTTGCAGCGAGGGCCCTAGTACATCGTCCTGCCCAAGATCCTATTGCATATGGTGGAAGAATTGATCCTGACTTGCGTAGTTTAGCGTTGGTTAGTGGGTCATCTTATAGTGGACAGCATACTTCGTCAATCTTAGGAGCAGCTCCACAGCGAAGTGTCGATGACCTTATTTATGCTCAGAGTTCAAATCCTGGCTATGGAGTTAGTTTGCCTCCTGGTAGGGACTATGGATCAGGGAAGGGCCACATTAGCACATTGCTTGAATCAGATTATCCAAGCAGCATGTTGGCACACGTTGGTCATCCAAGAGTTGATGACCGGAAAGATAACAGGAGTAGACATGGTCGGGAGCTGGAGCAGAGAGATCACGAGAAGAGGGATTACTTGCTCGAGCGAGAGAAAGATAGAGAGAGGGAGAAGGAGCGACTACGAGAGCATGAGAGAGAAAGAGAAAGGGTCCGAGAAAGAGAAAGAGTCCGAGAAAGAGAGAGAGAACGAGAGAAGGAACGTGAAAAAGAACGGCAACGAAGGGAGAAGGAGAAGGATCGAGATCTCAAACGGAGTCTGGAATTGTGGCGTGAACGTTCTCCCCCCAGACTCTCAAAGGACCGTAGAGGTTTCTCACTGGCAAAAGATGTCAGATCTGTGCGGCGCGAATCCCCACGTCATGAAATTTTGCATAG GCCTCAATCCCAGCATCAATCTCCTGTAAGAGAAAAGAGGAGAGAGTACGTCTGCAAG atctTTTCATTTAGCTTTGTAGAAGTTGAGAGGGATTATTTGTCATTAGATAAGCGATATCCTCGGCTTTATGTATCTCCAGAATGCTCAAAG GTTACCGTTAATTGGCCGAAGAAGAATGTGAGGCTCCACTTATACACTCCTGTGAG TTTTGAGCATGACTTTGTTGAAGAGATGACTTCCATGGAGAGGACAGAATCACCTAAACAACTGGGAACTGATGTATCAGTGACAAAAGCAAGAGGAACTACGGTTTGGAATGCGAAG ATTCTTCTGATGAGTGGACTGAGCCAAAATGCTCTGGCAGAGCTGTCATCTGAAAGAAACTATGATGACCGTGTACCACATTTTTGCAATATGCTTAGATTTTCTGTCCTTAAACGTAATAATACTTTAATGGCAATTGGGGGCCCATGGGACGCAATTGATGGTGTTGATCCAGCATTTGATGACTCCTCATTAATTCAAACAGCTCTGAG GTATGCAAAAGATGTGACTGATCTTGATCTGAGAAACTGTCAGCTCTGGAATCGTTTTCTCGAGGTAGTCTTTTATCTTTTCTGTCAGTAA